Proteins encoded in a region of the Brevundimonas vesicularis genome:
- the recA gene encoding recombinase RecA, with product MASQAALKLVGKDDGDKQRALEAAIAQIDRAFGKGSVMKLGKAGVVAEIDSVSTGSLGLDMALGIGGLPVGRVIEVFGPESSGKTTLALHTVAEVQKKGGVAAFVDAEHALDPVYAQKLGVNLDDLLVSQPDTGEQALEIVDTLVRSGAVDIVVVDSVAALTPRAEIEGEMGDSLPGLQARLMSQALRKLTASISKSKCIVLFINQIRHKIGVMYGSPETTTGGNALKFYASVRLDIRRTGAIKNRDEVVGNTTRVKVVKNKVAPPFREVIFDIMYGEGISKLGEVIDLGVKAGIIEKSGSWFSYDSTRIGQGRENVREFLKQNPDIAASIEKAVRASTNKIADELLGTPEPDEGQDLEG from the coding sequence ATGGCTTCACAGGCGGCACTCAAATTGGTGGGCAAGGACGACGGCGACAAGCAACGCGCCCTGGAGGCGGCGATCGCGCAGATTGATCGCGCTTTCGGCAAGGGCTCGGTGATGAAACTGGGCAAGGCGGGCGTGGTCGCCGAGATCGACAGCGTCTCGACCGGCTCGCTGGGCCTGGACATGGCGCTGGGCATCGGCGGCCTGCCGGTCGGGCGGGTGATCGAGGTGTTCGGCCCGGAATCCTCGGGCAAGACGACCTTGGCTCTGCACACCGTCGCGGAAGTGCAGAAGAAGGGCGGGGTCGCCGCCTTCGTCGACGCCGAACATGCGCTGGACCCGGTCTATGCCCAGAAGCTGGGCGTCAATCTGGATGATCTTCTGGTGTCGCAGCCGGACACTGGCGAGCAGGCGCTGGAGATCGTGGATACGCTGGTTCGGTCGGGCGCCGTCGATATTGTGGTCGTCGACTCCGTCGCGGCCCTGACGCCGCGCGCCGAGATCGAGGGCGAGATGGGCGACAGCCTGCCGGGCCTTCAGGCGCGCTTGATGAGCCAGGCGCTGCGCAAGTTGACGGCCTCGATCTCCAAATCGAAATGCATTGTGCTGTTCATCAACCAGATCCGTCACAAGATCGGCGTCATGTACGGCTCGCCCGAGACGACGACGGGCGGCAATGCGCTGAAGTTCTACGCCTCGGTGCGTCTGGACATCCGCCGCACCGGCGCGATCAAGAACCGCGACGAGGTGGTCGGCAACACCACCCGGGTCAAGGTGGTCAAGAACAAGGTCGCACCGCCGTTCCGCGAGGTCATCTTTGACATCATGTATGGCGAGGGTATTTCCAAACTGGGCGAGGTCATCGACCTGGGCGTCAAGGCTGGCATCATCGAGAAGTCGGGCAGCTGGTTCAGCTATGACTCCACCCGGATCGGTCAGGGCCGCGAGAATGTGCGCGAGTTCCTGAAGCAGAATCCGGACATCGCGGCCTCGATCGAAAAGGCCGTGCGCGCCTCGACCAACAAGATCGCCGACGAACTGCTGGGCACGCCCGAGCCGGACGAAGGCCAGGATCTGGAAGGCTGA
- a CDS encoding 3-hydroxyacyl-CoA dehydrogenase NAD-binding domain-containing protein, whose amino-acid sequence MENFKIDVDADGIALVTFDVPGRSMNTLTSSVMKEIPELVERIKTDDAIKGAVITSGKASGFCAGADLGDMAGGVLSGGGDLQKAFDAGWKLNGAFRALETSGKPIAAAINGLALGGGLEFTLAAHYRVVENDNKIQLGLPEIKVGLFPGGGGTQRLTRLVGVQNAMMAMSEGKSFRPNDAKGAGIVHEVVEKGQSVEAAKAWIKNGGKAVQPWDEKSFKLPGGGPYHPAGIQNFMVGNAMLRKQSYGNYPAVVNLMKAVYEGAQVPMDAALRIETRYFIKTLMTPQAQAMIRSLFLSKQELDKGAVRPAGVPKSDPKKVTVIGAGMMGAGIAYVQALAGIETILIDQTQEAADKGKAHVEELLKKRLSRGQLTQEKYDALLGSVTATTDYELIKGSDLVVEAVFENREIKADVTKRAEARLAEGAVFGSNTSTLPITGLAEASVRPEDFIGIHFFSPVDKMMLVEIILGEQTGQAAIAKALDYVLKIKKTPIVVNDSRGFYTSRCFSTFLMEGMAMLEEGYGPALIDNVGRMTGMPRGPLEMHDDVALDLSYKIAKQTALDLGDKYVPSEGADIVAKMVEGGRFGRKNGKGFYDYDQKPKTIWKGLGELAPTTKGIDQPEEATAFAQIDELKTRLLYRQAVEVARCWEEGVIDDPREADLGAILGWGFAPWTGGPISMIDGIGLAKFVETADRLAETYGDRFKVPQLLRNMAAKNETFYGKFAPEKAAA is encoded by the coding sequence ATGGAAAACTTTAAGATCGACGTCGACGCCGACGGCATCGCCCTGGTCACCTTCGACGTTCCGGGCCGTTCGATGAACACCCTGACCTCTTCGGTGATGAAGGAAATCCCCGAGCTGGTCGAACGCATCAAGACCGACGACGCCATCAAGGGCGCCGTCATCACCTCGGGCAAGGCCTCGGGCTTCTGCGCCGGCGCGGACCTGGGCGACATGGCCGGCGGCGTGCTGTCGGGCGGCGGCGACCTGCAAAAGGCGTTCGACGCCGGCTGGAAGCTGAACGGCGCCTTCCGTGCGCTGGAAACCTCGGGCAAGCCGATCGCGGCCGCGATCAACGGCCTCGCTTTGGGCGGCGGACTGGAGTTCACGCTGGCCGCTCACTACCGCGTGGTCGAGAACGACAACAAGATCCAGCTGGGCCTGCCCGAGATCAAGGTCGGCCTGTTCCCCGGCGGCGGCGGCACCCAGCGCCTGACGCGTCTGGTCGGCGTTCAGAACGCCATGATGGCGATGAGCGAGGGCAAGTCCTTCCGCCCGAATGACGCCAAGGGCGCCGGCATCGTCCATGAGGTGGTCGAGAAGGGCCAGTCGGTCGAGGCCGCCAAGGCCTGGATCAAGAACGGCGGCAAGGCCGTCCAGCCTTGGGACGAAAAGTCGTTCAAACTGCCCGGCGGAGGCCCCTATCACCCGGCCGGCATTCAGAACTTCATGGTCGGCAACGCCATGCTGCGCAAGCAGTCCTATGGCAACTATCCGGCCGTGGTGAACCTGATGAAGGCCGTTTATGAAGGCGCCCAGGTGCCGATGGACGCGGCCCTGCGCATCGAAACCCGCTACTTCATCAAGACCCTGATGACGCCGCAGGCCCAGGCCATGATCCGTTCGCTGTTCCTGTCCAAGCAGGAGCTGGACAAGGGCGCCGTGCGCCCGGCGGGCGTGCCCAAGTCCGATCCGAAGAAGGTCACGGTCATCGGCGCCGGCATGATGGGCGCGGGCATCGCCTATGTGCAGGCGCTGGCCGGAATCGAAACCATTCTGATCGACCAGACGCAGGAAGCCGCCGACAAGGGCAAGGCCCATGTCGAGGAGCTGCTGAAGAAGCGCCTGTCGCGCGGTCAGCTGACGCAGGAGAAGTATGACGCCCTGCTGGGTTCGGTCACGGCGACGACGGACTATGAGCTGATCAAGGGTTCGGACCTGGTTGTCGAGGCTGTGTTCGAAAACCGCGAGATCAAGGCCGATGTGACTAAGCGCGCCGAGGCGCGACTGGCCGAGGGCGCCGTGTTCGGCTCCAACACCTCGACCCTGCCGATCACCGGCCTGGCCGAGGCCTCGGTGCGGCCCGAGGACTTCATCGGCATCCACTTCTTCTCGCCCGTCGACAAGATGATGCTGGTCGAGATCATCCTGGGTGAACAGACGGGTCAGGCCGCCATCGCCAAGGCGCTGGACTATGTGCTGAAGATCAAGAAGACGCCGATCGTCGTCAACGACAGCCGCGGTTTCTACACCTCGCGCTGCTTCTCCACCTTCCTGATGGAGGGCATGGCGATGCTGGAAGAGGGCTACGGCCCGGCCCTGATCGACAATGTCGGTCGCATGACCGGCATGCCGCGCGGCCCGCTGGAGATGCACGACGACGTCGCCCTGGACCTGTCCTACAAGATCGCCAAACAGACGGCGCTGGATCTGGGCGACAAATACGTCCCGTCGGAAGGCGCCGACATCGTCGCCAAGATGGTCGAGGGCGGTCGCTTCGGTCGCAAGAACGGCAAGGGCTTCTACGATTACGATCAGAAGCCCAAGACGATCTGGAAGGGTCTGGGCGAACTGGCCCCCACCACCAAGGGCATCGATCAGCCGGAAGAGGCGACCGCCTTCGCTCAGATCGACGAGTTGAAGACGCGCCTGCTGTATCGTCAGGCCGTGGAAGTGGCCCGTTGCTGGGAAGAAGGCGTCATCGACGATCCGCGCGAAGCCGATCTGGGCGCCATCTTGGGCTGGGGCTTCGCGCCCTGGACCGGCGGTCCGATCAGCATGATCGACGGCATCGGCCTGGCCAAATTCGTCGAAACCGCAGACCGTCTGGCCGAGACCTATGGCGACCGCTTCAAGGTACCGCAGTTGCTGCGCAACATGGCGGCGAAGAACGAAACCTTCTATGGCAAGTTCGCCCCGGAGAAGGCCGCCGCCTGA
- a CDS encoding acetyl-CoA C-acetyltransferase — translation MADAYIYDAVRTPRGKGKKDGSLHEITGLSLATQVLEALRDRNDLDTSKVDDVILGCVTPVGELGADIARTAVLSAGWSQYTAGVQINRFCASGLEAVNMATAKVKSGEADFAVGGGVEVMSRVPMGSDMGAWPTDPSSAFPTYFVPQGVSADMIATKYGFSRDDVDAYSVESHKRAAKAWAEGRFKNSVIGVKDQLGLTILDHDETIRPNTDMQALGSLNPSFAMMGEMAFDGVINQRYPEVERVNHVHTPGNSSGIVDGSAGVLIGSLEAGQALGLKPRAKILGGASIGSEPSIMLTGPEYVTRKLLNKLGMTPDDIDLWELNEAFAAVVLRYMQALDIDHANMNVNGGGISMGHPLGATGAMITGIALDELERSNKSTALVTLCIGGGMGTATVIERV, via the coding sequence ATGGCTGACGCCTATATCTACGACGCCGTCCGCACGCCGCGCGGCAAGGGCAAGAAGGACGGCTCGCTGCACGAGATCACCGGCCTCAGCCTGGCGACCCAGGTGCTGGAAGCCCTGCGCGACCGCAACGACCTGGACACCTCCAAGGTCGATGACGTCATCCTGGGCTGCGTCACGCCCGTGGGCGAACTCGGCGCCGACATCGCGCGCACGGCCGTACTCTCGGCCGGCTGGTCGCAATATACGGCGGGCGTCCAGATCAACCGCTTCTGCGCCTCGGGCCTGGAAGCCGTGAACATGGCGACGGCCAAGGTGAAGTCCGGCGAGGCCGACTTCGCCGTCGGGGGCGGCGTCGAGGTCATGAGCCGCGTGCCCATGGGTTCGGATATGGGCGCCTGGCCGACCGACCCCTCTTCGGCCTTCCCGACCTATTTCGTGCCGCAAGGCGTGTCGGCGGACATGATCGCTACCAAATACGGCTTCAGCCGCGACGACGTGGACGCCTATTCGGTCGAAAGCCACAAGCGCGCCGCCAAGGCCTGGGCCGAGGGCCGGTTCAAGAACTCGGTGATCGGCGTCAAGGACCAGCTGGGCCTGACCATCCTGGATCATGACGAGACGATCCGTCCGAACACGGACATGCAGGCGCTCGGCAGCCTGAACCCCTCCTTCGCCATGATGGGCGAAATGGCCTTCGACGGCGTGATCAACCAGCGCTATCCCGAGGTCGAGCGCGTCAATCACGTCCACACTCCGGGCAACTCGTCCGGCATCGTCGATGGTTCGGCCGGCGTGCTGATCGGTTCGCTGGAAGCCGGCCAGGCCCTGGGCCTGAAGCCGCGCGCCAAGATCCTGGGCGGCGCCTCGATCGGCTCGGAGCCGTCGATCATGCTGACCGGCCCGGAATATGTGACCCGCAAGCTGCTGAATAAGCTGGGCATGACGCCCGACGACATCGACCTGTGGGAGCTGAACGAGGCCTTCGCGGCCGTCGTCCTGCGCTACATGCAGGCGCTAGACATCGACCACGCCAACATGAACGTGAACGGCGGCGGCATCTCGATGGGCCACCCGCTCGGCGCCACCGGCGCCATGATAACCGGAATCGCGCTTGACGAGCTGGAGCGCTCGAACAAGTCGACCGCACTGGTCACCCTGTGCATCGGCGGCGGCATGGGCACCGCCACCGTCATCGAACGCGTCTGA
- a CDS encoding PQQ-dependent sugar dehydrogenase, with the protein MRLIVAAASTSLLVLAAACGANSESAGAAPQAGAPLETRPANNPDQQPAFAGQTRAPGVRTEQAMTHTVVASGLVHPWGLAALPDGRWLVTEKPGRLRIITAQGQVGEPVAGLPAVDARGQGGLLDVIVGPSFAQDRMIYWSYAEPREGGNATSVARGRLSDDGSRVENVQVIFRALPVYDGDKHFGSSLAFAPNGKLFITLGERSDKPMRPQAQDLGSHMGKTIRINDDGTVPQDNPFVGRAGALPEIWSLGHRNVQGVAVQPGTGAIWTIEHGTRGGDEVNLDKAGANYGWPDAAYGVEYSGGQINSGATQKDGTEQPVYYWDPVIAPGGAIFYQGAMFPGWDGNLLVAGLKEKHIARLVIQNDRVVGEERLLTDLGERIRDVAVGADGSVWAITDEQNGKLVRLSATQ; encoded by the coding sequence ATGCGCCTGATCGTCGCCGCCGCCTCGACATCCCTACTCGTTCTCGCCGCCGCCTGTGGCGCGAATAGCGAGAGCGCCGGTGCTGCGCCTCAGGCCGGGGCCCCGCTGGAAACGCGTCCGGCGAACAATCCCGATCAACAACCGGCCTTCGCCGGCCAGACCCGCGCGCCGGGCGTCAGGACCGAACAGGCCATGACCCACACGGTGGTCGCCTCGGGCCTCGTCCATCCCTGGGGTCTTGCGGCCCTGCCCGACGGCCGCTGGCTGGTCACCGAAAAGCCGGGTCGTCTGCGCATCATCACCGCTCAAGGCCAGGTCGGCGAACCGGTCGCGGGCCTGCCCGCCGTCGACGCGCGCGGTCAAGGCGGCCTGCTGGATGTGATCGTTGGGCCGAGCTTCGCGCAGGATCGCATGATCTATTGGAGCTATGCCGAACCCCGCGAGGGCGGCAACGCCACCTCGGTCGCGCGCGGGCGTCTGTCGGACGACGGTTCGCGTGTCGAAAATGTACAGGTCATCTTCCGCGCCCTGCCCGTCTATGACGGCGACAAACATTTCGGGTCATCCCTGGCCTTCGCGCCGAACGGCAAGCTGTTCATCACCCTGGGCGAACGCTCGGACAAGCCGATGCGGCCCCAGGCGCAGGATCTGGGCTCGCACATGGGCAAGACCATTCGCATCAACGACGACGGCACGGTCCCGCAGGACAATCCCTTTGTCGGCCGCGCCGGAGCCCTGCCGGAAATCTGGAGCCTGGGACACCGCAACGTCCAGGGCGTCGCCGTTCAGCCGGGAACGGGCGCCATCTGGACCATCGAACACGGCACGCGCGGCGGCGACGAGGTCAATCTGGACAAGGCCGGCGCCAACTACGGCTGGCCGGATGCGGCCTACGGCGTCGAATATTCGGGCGGTCAGATCAACAGCGGCGCGACGCAAAAGGATGGCACCGAGCAGCCCGTCTATTACTGGGATCCGGTGATCGCACCCGGCGGCGCAATCTTCTATCAGGGCGCCATGTTCCCCGGCTGGGACGGCAACCTGCTGGTCGCGGGCCTGAAGGAAAAACATATTGCGCGTCTGGTGATCCAGAATGACCGGGTGGTGGGCGAAGAGCGCCTGCTGACAGACTTAGGCGAACGCATCCGCGACGTGGCGGTCGGCGCCGACGGGTCGGTCTGGGCCATCACCGACGAGCAGAATGGCAAGCTGGTCAGGCTGTCGGCGACACAGTAG
- a CDS encoding DNA adenine methylase, whose amino-acid sequence MARRICGVLAATPHDAYCEPFIGMGGVFLRRRVRPAVEVINDLSGDVVTLFRVAQRFPDALIRELAWRPAARAEFERICETPDGDLLDIERAARFLYLQTLGFGGKVAGRSYGVSPTSPHNFDLTKIEPRLRQLHNRMAGVVIENLDWLAFISRYDRAGSLFYLDPPYWGGEGDYGAGMFSRDDFQRMADKLRTIEGRFLLSINDRPEIREMFAWADIEAVKTVYSIQGGNAPGAAELLIAKGVELASAAPQAKLL is encoded by the coding sequence TTGGCCCGGCGGATCTGCGGCGTGCTGGCCGCCACGCCCCATGACGCCTACTGCGAGCCGTTCATCGGCATGGGCGGCGTGTTCCTGCGTCGGCGGGTTCGCCCGGCCGTTGAGGTGATCAACGACCTGAGCGGCGACGTCGTGACCCTGTTCCGCGTCGCCCAGCGCTTCCCCGACGCCCTGATCCGCGAACTGGCGTGGCGGCCGGCGGCGCGGGCGGAGTTTGAGCGGATCTGCGAGACGCCCGATGGCGATCTGCTGGACATCGAACGGGCGGCCCGATTCCTCTACCTTCAGACGCTGGGCTTCGGAGGCAAGGTCGCCGGCCGGTCCTATGGCGTCAGTCCGACCAGCCCCCACAACTTCGACCTGACGAAGATCGAGCCGCGCCTGCGCCAGCTGCATAACCGGATGGCCGGGGTCGTAATCGAGAACCTGGACTGGCTGGCCTTCATCAGCCGCTACGATCGTGCCGGCAGCCTTTTCTATCTGGACCCGCCGTATTGGGGCGGTGAGGGCGACTACGGCGCCGGCATGTTCTCGCGCGACGATTTTCAGCGCATGGCCGACAAGCTGCGGACGATCGAGGGGCGTTTCCTGCTGTCGATAAACGACCGGCCGGAGATCCGCGAGATGTTCGCCTGGGCCGACATCGAGGCCGTGAAGACGGTCTATTCGATCCAGGGCGGGAATGCGCCTGGAGCGGCCGAGCTGCTGATCGCCAAGGGCGTCGAGCTTGCTTCGGCTGCTCCGCAGGCCAAGCTGCTATAA
- a CDS encoding SOS response-associated peptidase family protein has translation MAFFAGIHLQAHTSVRKIKTGMETIDVFAFLTTEPNAEVGAVHPKAMPVILTEPDEIAAWMTAPWDIAKELQRPLDDGALEYV, from the coding sequence TTGGCTTTCTTCGCCGGCATCCACCTCCAGGCCCACACGAGCGTCCGCAAGATCAAGACCGGCATGGAGACGATCGACGTCTTCGCCTTCCTGACGACCGAACCTAACGCCGAGGTCGGCGCGGTTCACCCCAAAGCCATGCCGGTGATCCTGACGGAGCCCGACGAGATCGCGGCTTGGATGACGGCGCCTTGGGACATCGCTAAAGAGCTTCAGCGCCCGCTGGATGACGGCGCGCTGGAGTATGTATGA
- a CDS encoding M15 family metallopeptidase, which yields MSKYRLGAQSLARLKGVHPQLARVVQGAIERTKQDFMVLEGVRSKETMWEYWGKGRTAAQCRAAGVPEKYAQPGAAKVTWLANPLGSNHRIMSDGFGHAVDLCPYPVDWNTPAKFDAIAAAMFASAKELGVKIRWGADWDQDGKPRERGETDSPHFEVA from the coding sequence ATGTCCAAGTATCGCTTGGGCGCGCAATCCCTTGCGCGCCTGAAAGGCGTCCACCCCCAGCTCGCTCGCGTCGTTCAGGGCGCGATCGAGCGGACCAAACAGGATTTCATGGTCCTCGAGGGCGTGCGTTCGAAGGAGACCATGTGGGAATATTGGGGCAAGGGGCGCACCGCCGCCCAATGCCGCGCCGCCGGCGTGCCCGAGAAATATGCGCAGCCGGGCGCGGCGAAGGTGACCTGGCTGGCCAACCCGCTGGGATCCAATCACAGGATCATGTCGGACGGGTTTGGCCATGCCGTCGACCTGTGTCCCTATCCGGTGGACTGGAACACGCCGGCGAAGTTCGATGCGATCGCGGCGGCTATGTTCGCCTCTGCCAAGGAACTCGGCGTGAAGATCCGCTGGGGTGCGGATTGGGACCAGGACGGCAAACCGCGCGAGCGTGGCGAAACCGACAGCCCTCACTTCGAGGTCGCGTGA
- a CDS encoding SGNH/GDSL hydrolase family protein, whose amino-acid sequence MADPATVKARLLTTFRDFRVDGVPASGANEPDKGEIRSALTPVVDYIADVAASVINSVRGYALLADLPTLTGADLGQLAKVEHTGLVYRWDGDSWEPFDDPVIQAAVDALASANVASAAATEVTGLVKGEVAADEQVTTDPNGFVLARAGSRNALMAGVRSQVDDGFSGVAAVDRSGFRSSGVDERGAFLAGLTALGDPVEPGAVFTDRNGFLLLRIDGSGADSGVAPPVEEVPDTMPYFSGLLCGVQGEDTPIYLRNLREARSDTAVVTGVIASTVIGNPYARVGADEIVVRTEKLGATAELSLRNSVVNARRVLPLVVRTAANPATFTSGFNVLPIGDSILNRQGGTLMKAFLQAWGYAPNFIGTMRGSSTQANNDDITGELGEVREGWETGDYTNTITDRSSPVAPGGEATYLAMSKGDQRGRNPFIRESTGGDDPSIVRNGYVLDFAFYQSRFSLPTPNVIIWECGTNDIRDRDAGVVYETVLANDLLILSRMRAAWPNAKIIRVMPGAPRSISRDALWAPEYIPVIRAMMDALKTLNDSKMHLCPAWAMMTQETGFALAAATPDPTTGALSADLSDDIHPINSARAQLFHAVSAYVACAASNLI is encoded by the coding sequence ATGGCTGATCCCGCCACCGTGAAGGCTCGCCTTCTTACGACCTTCCGCGACTTCCGCGTCGATGGCGTGCCGGCATCCGGCGCCAACGAGCCGGACAAGGGAGAAATCCGTTCGGCCCTGACGCCGGTCGTCGATTACATCGCCGATGTGGCCGCCTCGGTCATCAATAGCGTCAGAGGTTACGCCCTGCTGGCGGACCTTCCGACCTTGACCGGGGCAGACCTCGGCCAGCTGGCCAAGGTCGAGCACACGGGTCTGGTCTATCGGTGGGACGGCGACAGCTGGGAGCCGTTCGACGATCCCGTCATCCAGGCCGCAGTGGATGCGCTGGCCAGCGCCAATGTCGCCTCTGCGGCCGCGACCGAGGTCACCGGCCTGGTGAAGGGCGAAGTCGCCGCCGACGAACAGGTCACGACCGATCCGAACGGCTTCGTTCTGGCCCGCGCCGGATCTCGGAACGCCCTGATGGCGGGCGTCCGTTCCCAGGTGGACGACGGCTTCTCCGGCGTGGCCGCTGTGGATCGCTCAGGCTTTCGCAGCAGCGGTGTCGACGAACGCGGCGCCTTCCTGGCCGGACTGACGGCCTTGGGCGACCCTGTGGAGCCGGGCGCGGTCTTCACGGATCGAAACGGCTTCCTGTTGCTCCGCATCGACGGCTCGGGCGCGGACAGCGGCGTCGCGCCGCCGGTCGAAGAAGTCCCCGACACCATGCCGTATTTCAGCGGCCTGTTGTGTGGTGTCCAGGGCGAGGACACGCCGATCTACCTGCGCAATCTCAGGGAGGCGCGTTCGGATACGGCCGTGGTCACGGGCGTGATCGCCAGCACGGTCATCGGCAATCCCTACGCCCGTGTCGGCGCCGACGAGATCGTGGTCCGAACGGAGAAGCTCGGGGCGACAGCGGAACTCTCGCTTCGCAACAGCGTCGTGAACGCTCGACGGGTTCTGCCCCTTGTCGTCCGCACGGCCGCCAACCCCGCGACCTTCACATCCGGCTTCAATGTCCTGCCGATCGGCGACAGCATCCTGAACCGCCAGGGCGGAACGCTGATGAAGGCCTTCCTCCAGGCCTGGGGCTATGCGCCGAACTTCATCGGCACCATGCGCGGCTCTTCGACCCAGGCGAACAATGACGACATCACCGGGGAGTTGGGGGAGGTCCGCGAGGGTTGGGAAACCGGCGACTACACCAACACGATCACCGACCGCTCCTCCCCAGTCGCGCCGGGCGGAGAGGCGACCTATCTAGCGATGTCGAAGGGCGACCAGCGGGGCCGCAACCCGTTTATCAGGGAATCCACCGGCGGGGACGACCCCAGCATCGTCCGCAACGGCTATGTGCTGGACTTCGCCTTCTACCAGTCGCGCTTCAGCCTGCCGACGCCGAACGTCATCATCTGGGAGTGCGGCACAAACGACATCCGTGATCGCGACGCGGGCGTGGTCTACGAGACGGTTCTGGCCAACGACCTGTTGATCCTGTCGAGAATGCGGGCGGCATGGCCGAACGCCAAGATCATACGCGTCATGCCGGGCGCTCCCCGATCCATCAGCCGCGATGCGCTGTGGGCCCCCGAATACATCCCCGTCATCCGCGCCATGATGGATGCGCTCAAGACGCTCAATGACTCCAAGATGCACCTCTGCCCGGCCTGGGCGATGATGACGCAGGAGACGGGTTTCGCCCTGGCCGCCGCCACGCCGGACCCGACGACAGGCGCCCTCTCTGCTGACCTGTCGGACGACATCCACCCCATCAACAGCGCTCGAGCGCAGCTTTTCCACGCCGTGTCCGCCTACGTCGCGTGCGCGGCGTCCAACCTGATCTGA